A window of the Emys orbicularis isolate rEmyOrb1 chromosome 1, rEmyOrb1.hap1, whole genome shotgun sequence genome harbors these coding sequences:
- the CHADL gene encoding chondroadherin-like protein, translating to MWGSLGLLLVSALFPVRRAAAERCPRICICDNIKHHVMCLNKNLTEVPITIPQVTQKLDLRGNNIKVIPGGAFLPIPYLTYLNLQRCNVESIEEGAFRGLGRLIYLNLASNNIAFIYQESLDGLSSLQQLILEKNRIEEIKPGAFSQLGFLNFLNLGENFLVYLPDMVFQGLQLIKWLRLSHNALHVIATEAFGGLPTLRKLSLDHNELQSLPTEALSRLSGTTRLDLGHNPVTYIGEEAIEMASLKQLFLDNMALQDVSHKAFVKSPLLHTVDLHNNQLQVLQPLTEAAHLKKINLTGNPVVCTCYMRPFKEWTEKARVQADVPCAGPGAFRGEQLESLRSIDMKCGGPAPDEKRLPSPATPRREPEGDAKTRCPKVCACSPDFQHSNCENRGLRKIPKGFPGNTQLLDLRQNEFHSIPKGSFPGLKKLVSLHLQSCKIMELQPGAFQGLKKLVYLYLSNNNIAAIDAAAFDGAPQLSYLYLDRNGFTRMPTGAFSLLPNLFSLHLQHNSISQLSDNDLAGAGQLRWVYLSGNRITRVSPRALSPAKMLEKLHLDENLLQEVPTGSLRGLPVLSELKLSKNPIKSIGDGAFLPVARSLLHLYLDNMGLEQLSSRAFAGLGPRMKSLYLDNNNMYNVPDLRSFTGLEVINLRDIPFHCDCQLLPLRRWIDKLNLRVGATCGSPAEVRGQKVKLSAVFKSCPGWGMEKGRRAHPDKVKAKIKAERSPSKEKRSGKAQARGTKKSKA from the exons ATGTGGGGATCCCTGGGCCTCCTCCTGGTGTCAGCTCTCTTCCCTGTCAGGAGAGCGGCTGCCGAGCGCTGCCCACGGATCTGCATCTGCGATAACATAAAGCACCACGTCATGTGTCTGAACAAGAACCTCACGGAGGTGCCCATCACCATCCCACAG GTCACCCAAAAACTGGATCTCCGGGGCAACAACATAAAAGTCATCCCTGGAGGAGCTTTCCTCCCTATCCCATACCTCACCTACTTAAACCTGCAGCGATGCAACGTGGAGAGTATTGAGGAAGGGGCTTTCAGGGGACTAGGACGACTGATCTACCTCAACCTGGCTTCCAACAATATAGCCTTCATCTACCAGGAGTCCCTGGATGGGCTGTCTTCTCTTCAGCAGCTCATCCTGGAGAAGAACCGCATAGAAGAGATAAAGCCAGGGGCTTTCAGCCAACTGGGCTTCCTCAACTTCCTCAACCTTGGCGAGAACTTCCTGGTCTACCTGCCTGATATGGTCTTCCAGGGCCTGCAGCTGATCAAGTGGCTCCGCCTGTCCCATAATGCACTTCATGTCATAGCCACGGAGGCCTTTGGTGGGTTGCCGACCCTGAGGAAGTTGAGCCTGGACCACAACGAACTGCAATCCCTGCCCACAGAGGCCCTGTCGAGGCTGTCGGGTACCACACGGCTGGACCTGGGACACAACCCTGTCACCTACATCGGCGAGGAGGCCATTGAGATGGCTTCACTGAAGCAGCTGTTCTTGGACAACATGGCCCTGCAGGATGTCTCACACAAAGCCTTTGTgaagagccccctgctgcacacagTCGACCTCCACAACAACCAGCTGCAGGTGCTGCAGCCGCTGACAGAAGCTGCCCACCTGAAGAAAATCAACTTAACAGGAAACCCCGTGGTTTGCACTTGCTACATGCGGCCCTTCAAGGAGTGGACGGAGAAAGCGAGGGTCCAGGCCGATGTGCCATGTGCAGGCCCTGGCGCCTTCAGAGGTGAGCAGCTGGAGTCGCTGAGGTCCATTGATATGAAGTGTGGTGGCCCTGCTCCGGACGAGAAgcggctccccagcccagccacccccaggagggagccagagggagatgctaaGACGAGGTGTCCAAAAGTCTGCGCCTGCTCCCCTGATTTCCAACACAGCAACTGCGAGAACAGAGGCCTCCGGAAGATCCCCAAGGGGTTCCCAGGCAACACCCAGCTCCTGGACCTGCGCCAAAATGAGTTCCACTCCATACCCAAGGGATCCTTCCCCGGCTTGAAGAAGCTGGTCTCGCTCCATCTGCAAAGCTGCAAGATCATGGAGCTGCAGCCGGGGGCCTTCCAGGGCTTAAAGAAGCTGGTCTACCTCTACCTGTCTAACAACAACATTGCTGCCATAGATGCTGCTGCCTTTGATGGGGCCCCCCAGCTCAGCTACCTGTACCTGGACCGCAATGGGTTCACTCGGATGCCCACGGGGGCCTTCAGCCTCCTGCCCAACCTCTTCTCCCTCCACTTGCAGCATAACTCCATCAGCCAGCTGTCAGACAAtgacctggctggggcagggcagctacGCTGGGTCTACCTAAGCGGGAACCGCATCACTCGTGTGtcccccagggccctgagccccgccaagATGCTAGAGAAGCTGCACCTGGATGAGAACCTATTGCAGGAAGTGCCCACCGGGTCCCTCCGGGGTTTGCCTGTCCTTAGTGAGCTGAAGCTGTCCAAGAATCCCATCAAGTCTATTGGGGATGGAGCCTTCCTCCCTGTAGCCAGGTCCCTGCTGCACCTGTATCTGGATAATATGGGGCTAGAACag CTTTCCTCAAGAGCCTTTGCTGGTCTGGGTCCCAGGATGAAGAGTCTGTACCTGGACAACAACAACATGTATAACGTGCCTGACTTGCGCAGCTTCACAGGGCTGGAGGTCATCAACCTGAGAGACATCCCCTTCCACTGCGACTGCCAGCTCCTCCCACTGCGCAG ATGGATTGACAAACTGAACCTGCGCGTGGGAGCCACCTGTGGGTCCCCAGCAGAAGTCCGCGGGCAGAAGGTGAAGCTTTCTGCTGTCTTCAAAAGCTGCCCAGGCTGGGGTATGGAGAAAGGCAGAAGGGCCCATCCAGACAAAGTTAAGGCCAAAATCAAAGCAGAAAGAAGCCCCAGCAAGGAAAAGAGGTCAGGAAAAGCACAAGCCAGAGGCACCAAGAAGAGCAAAGCGTAA